From one Lotus japonicus ecotype B-129 chromosome 3, LjGifu_v1.2 genomic stretch:
- the LOC130746301 gene encoding probable serine/threonine-protein kinase WNK7 isoform X3, which produces MITELFTSGNLRQYRKKHKYVEIKAIKCWARQILQGLVYLHSHKPPIIHRDLKCDNIFVNGNQGEVKIGDLGLAIVMQQPTARSVIGTPEFMAPELYEEEYNELVDIYSFGMCILEMITLEYPYIECKNPAQIYKKVTSGIKPASLDKVSDPEIKEFIEKCLVPASERLSAEELLKDPFLQTPIQTPRAVDMVKPGSLSMDIDNDCKQLCVSNSAESNQGSSHCPVFEVQRTNKNNAFRLKGTKNDDNSVSLTLRIADTSGRVRNIHFLFYLDTDTAVSVASEMVEHLELADHDVAFIAELIDYLIVKLLPWWKPSPDHKSSGEFSLNGGGSTTADSETFMACSCGSVLTSFPSKLAIDQHNFYGFNTAPGESFMTAEKSCSYKNVDNACFDSVSDYKSSPSLFTSGFNTTPGESFMTAEKSCFYKNANNASFDSDYMSSPSLFNLEDRYSQESGASEIVIEDASVKNDEFHDSNVDGSFGCLSRSVSELELGDAYFKDCILQATDCSAGSICGTSSDVVSSRSSVSSIEKEIDLELKFQLDAIELQYQHWMEELNRMKLEALEATRRRWMAKKKEAVH; this is translated from the exons ATGATCACTGAACTCTTCACATCTGGAAACTTGAGGCA ATATCGTAAGAAGCATAAATATGTTGAAATTAAAGCCATAAAATGTTGGGCCAGGCAGATTCTTCAAGGCTTAGTATATCTTCACAGTCACAAGCCACCTATTATTCATAGAGACTTGAAATGCGACAACATCTTTGTGAATGGAAACCAAGGAGAAGTTAAAATAGGAGACCTTGGTTTGGCAATTGTCATGCAGCAACCAACTGCCCGAAGTGTTATTG GGACCCCTGAGTTTATGGCTCCAGAACTATATGAAGAGGAATACAATGAACTTGTTGACATCTATTCTTTTGGGATGTGCATATTGGAGATGATTACTCTTGAGTATCCCTATATTGAATGCAAAAATCCAGCTCAAATTTATAAGAAAGTTACCTCG GGTATCAAACCCGCTTCCCTTGATAAGGTGAGTGATCCCGAAATTAAAGAGTTTATTGAGAAATGTCTGGTTCCAGCATCCGAGAGATTGTCTGCAGAGGAGCTTCTTAAAGACCCATTTCTACAGACACCTATTCAAACTCCGAGAGCTGTAGACATGGTCAAACCTGGTTCTCTATCTATGGACATAGATAATGACTGCAAACAGCTTTGTGTGAGTAACAGTGCTGAAAGCAACCAAGGAAGTTCACATTGTCCTGTTTTTGAAGTCCAAAGGACAAATAAGAACAATGCATTTAGGTTAAAAGGGACTAAAAATGACGATAACTCAGTATCTTTGACCTTGCGTATTGCGGATACATCTG GTCGAGTGAGGAATATACATTTTCTCTTTTACCTTGATACAGATACTGCAGTCTCTGTGGCCTCAGAGATGGTTGAACATTTGGAGTTGGCCGATCACGATGTGGCTTTCATAGCTGAGCTTATTGATTACTTGATAGTGAAACTTCTACCTTGGTGGAAGCCCTCACCTGATCATAAATCAAGTGGAGAATTTAGTCTTAACGGTGGTGGGTCTACAACGGCAGACAGTGAAACCTTTATGGCGTGCTCATGCGGTTCTGTCCTTACTAGTTTTCCCTCTAAATTAGCTATTGACCAGCACAACTTCTATGGGTTTAACACAGCTCCTGGAGAAAGTTTTATGACTGCTGAGAAGAGTTGTTCTTACAAAAATGTTGATAATGCCTGTTTTGACAGTGTTAGTGATTATAAGTCTTCTCCTAGTTTGTTTACCTCTGGGTTTAACACAACCCCTGGAGAAAGTTTTATGACTGCTGAGAAGAGCTGCTTTTACAAAAATGCTAATAATGCCAGTTTTGACAGTGATTATATGTCTTCTCCTAGTTTGTTTAACTTGGAAGATCGATATTCACAAGAATCCGGAGCATCTGAAATAGTTATTGAAGATGCTTCTGTGAAAAATGACGAGTTTCATGATTCCAATGTTGATGGAAGTTTTGGATGCTTAAGTAGGTCTGTCTCAGAACTTGAACTCGGGGATGCATATTTTAAGGATTGTATATTGCAAGCGACAGATTGTAGTGCCGGGTCAATTTGTGGAACATCATCCGATGTTGTGAGCAGCCGTTCTTCAGTGTCTTCAATCGAAAAGGAGATTGATCTTGAGCTAAAGTTCCAACTAGATGCAATTGAGTTACAGTATCAGCATTGGATGGAAGAACTTAATAGAATGAAGTTGGAGGCATTGGAAGCCACTAGAAGGAGATGGATGgcaaagaagaaagaggctgtTCATTGA
- the LOC130746301 gene encoding probable serine/threonine-protein kinase WNK7 isoform X2, translating into MNSGSVLALPPTSDNVFRTREPPDFEDDTVERDPTGRYLRYNEILGRGAFKTVYRGFDEVDGIEVAWNQVKIDGLLHSVDDLSKLYSEVNLLKSLKHDNIIKFYNSWIDDKQKTVNMITELFTSGNLRQYRKKHKYVEIKAIKCWARQILQGLVYLHSHKPPIIHRDLKCDNIFVNGNQGEVKIGDLGLAIVMQQPTARSVIGTPEFMAPELYEEEYNELVDIYSFGMCILEMITLEYPYIECKNPAQIYKKVTSGIKPASLDKVSDPEIKEFIEKCLVPASERLSAEELLKDPFLQTPIQTPRAVDMVKPGSLSMDIDNDCKQLCVSNSAESNQGSSHCPVFEVQRTNKNNAFRLKGTKNDDNSVSLTLRIADTSGRVRNIHFLFYLDTDTAVSVASEMVEHLELADHDVAFIAELIDYLIVKLLPWWKPSPDHKSSGEFSLNGGGSTTADSETFMACSCGSVLTSFPSKLAIDQHNFYGFNTAPGESFMTAEKSCSYKNVDNACFDSVSDYKSSPSLFTSGFNTTPGESFMTAEKSCFYKNANNASFDSDYMSSPSLFNLEDRYSQESGASEIVIEDASVKNDEFHDSNVDGSFGCLSRSVSELELGDAYFKDCILQATDCSAGSICGTSSDVVSSRSSVSSIEKEIDLELKFQLDAIELQYQHWMEELNRMKLEALEATRRRWMAKKKEAVH; encoded by the exons ATGAATTCTGGTTCTGTGTTAGCATTACCTCCTACTTCAGACAATGTGTTCAGAACAAGGGAGCCTCCTGATTTTGAGGATGATACTGTGGAGAGAGATCCCACCGGCCGATACCTAAGG TACAATGAAATTTTGGGCAGGGGTGCCTTCAAGACTGT TTATAGGGGCTTTGACGAAGTTGATGGAATAGAAGTTGCTTGGAACCAAGTTAAGATTGACGGCCTCTTGCATTCAGTAGATGATCTATCAAAATTGTATTCTGAAGTTAATCTATTGAAGTCTTTAAAACATGATAATATCATTAAGTTCTATAATTCTTGGATTGATGATAAGCAGAAAACTGTTAACATGATCACTGAACTCTTCACATCTGGAAACTTGAGGCA ATATCGTAAGAAGCATAAATATGTTGAAATTAAAGCCATAAAATGTTGGGCCAGGCAGATTCTTCAAGGCTTAGTATATCTTCACAGTCACAAGCCACCTATTATTCATAGAGACTTGAAATGCGACAACATCTTTGTGAATGGAAACCAAGGAGAAGTTAAAATAGGAGACCTTGGTTTGGCAATTGTCATGCAGCAACCAACTGCCCGAAGTGTTATTG GGACCCCTGAGTTTATGGCTCCAGAACTATATGAAGAGGAATACAATGAACTTGTTGACATCTATTCTTTTGGGATGTGCATATTGGAGATGATTACTCTTGAGTATCCCTATATTGAATGCAAAAATCCAGCTCAAATTTATAAGAAAGTTACCTCG GGTATCAAACCCGCTTCCCTTGATAAGGTGAGTGATCCCGAAATTAAAGAGTTTATTGAGAAATGTCTGGTTCCAGCATCCGAGAGATTGTCTGCAGAGGAGCTTCTTAAAGACCCATTTCTACAGACACCTATTCAAACTCCGAGAGCTGTAGACATGGTCAAACCTGGTTCTCTATCTATGGACATAGATAATGACTGCAAACAGCTTTGTGTGAGTAACAGTGCTGAAAGCAACCAAGGAAGTTCACATTGTCCTGTTTTTGAAGTCCAAAGGACAAATAAGAACAATGCATTTAGGTTAAAAGGGACTAAAAATGACGATAACTCAGTATCTTTGACCTTGCGTATTGCGGATACATCTG GTCGAGTGAGGAATATACATTTTCTCTTTTACCTTGATACAGATACTGCAGTCTCTGTGGCCTCAGAGATGGTTGAACATTTGGAGTTGGCCGATCACGATGTGGCTTTCATAGCTGAGCTTATTGATTACTTGATAGTGAAACTTCTACCTTGGTGGAAGCCCTCACCTGATCATAAATCAAGTGGAGAATTTAGTCTTAACGGTGGTGGGTCTACAACGGCAGACAGTGAAACCTTTATGGCGTGCTCATGCGGTTCTGTCCTTACTAGTTTTCCCTCTAAATTAGCTATTGACCAGCACAACTTCTATGGGTTTAACACAGCTCCTGGAGAAAGTTTTATGACTGCTGAGAAGAGTTGTTCTTACAAAAATGTTGATAATGCCTGTTTTGACAGTGTTAGTGATTATAAGTCTTCTCCTAGTTTGTTTACCTCTGGGTTTAACACAACCCCTGGAGAAAGTTTTATGACTGCTGAGAAGAGCTGCTTTTACAAAAATGCTAATAATGCCAGTTTTGACAGTGATTATATGTCTTCTCCTAGTTTGTTTAACTTGGAAGATCGATATTCACAAGAATCCGGAGCATCTGAAATAGTTATTGAAGATGCTTCTGTGAAAAATGACGAGTTTCATGATTCCAATGTTGATGGAAGTTTTGGATGCTTAAGTAGGTCTGTCTCAGAACTTGAACTCGGGGATGCATATTTTAAGGATTGTATATTGCAAGCGACAGATTGTAGTGCCGGGTCAATTTGTGGAACATCATCCGATGTTGTGAGCAGCCGTTCTTCAGTGTCTTCAATCGAAAAGGAGATTGATCTTGAGCTAAAGTTCCAACTAGATGCAATTGAGTTACAGTATCAGCATTGGATGGAAGAACTTAATAGAATGAAGTTGGAGGCATTGGAAGCCACTAGAAGGAGATGGATGgcaaagaagaaagaggctgtTCATTGA
- the LOC130746301 gene encoding probable serine/threonine-protein kinase WNK7 isoform X1, translating into MNSGSVLALPPTSDNVFRTREPPDFEDDTVERDPTGRYLRYNEILGRGAFKTVYRGFDEVDGIEVAWNQVKIDGLLHSVDDLSKLYSEVNLLKSLKHDNIIKFYNSWIDDKQKTVNMITELFTSGNLRQYRKKHKYVEIKAIKCWARQILQGLVYLHSHKPPIIHRDLKCDNIFVNGNQGEVKIGDLGLAIVMQQPTARSVIGNVLLSENVMFLFNHTGPLGSTKICFCLYFSILKGTPEFMAPELYEEEYNELVDIYSFGMCILEMITLEYPYIECKNPAQIYKKVTSGIKPASLDKVSDPEIKEFIEKCLVPASERLSAEELLKDPFLQTPIQTPRAVDMVKPGSLSMDIDNDCKQLCVSNSAESNQGSSHCPVFEVQRTNKNNAFRLKGTKNDDNSVSLTLRIADTSGRVRNIHFLFYLDTDTAVSVASEMVEHLELADHDVAFIAELIDYLIVKLLPWWKPSPDHKSSGEFSLNGGGSTTADSETFMACSCGSVLTSFPSKLAIDQHNFYGFNTAPGESFMTAEKSCSYKNVDNACFDSVSDYKSSPSLFTSGFNTTPGESFMTAEKSCFYKNANNASFDSDYMSSPSLFNLEDRYSQESGASEIVIEDASVKNDEFHDSNVDGSFGCLSRSVSELELGDAYFKDCILQATDCSAGSICGTSSDVVSSRSSVSSIEKEIDLELKFQLDAIELQYQHWMEELNRMKLEALEATRRRWMAKKKEAVH; encoded by the exons ATGAATTCTGGTTCTGTGTTAGCATTACCTCCTACTTCAGACAATGTGTTCAGAACAAGGGAGCCTCCTGATTTTGAGGATGATACTGTGGAGAGAGATCCCACCGGCCGATACCTAAGG TACAATGAAATTTTGGGCAGGGGTGCCTTCAAGACTGT TTATAGGGGCTTTGACGAAGTTGATGGAATAGAAGTTGCTTGGAACCAAGTTAAGATTGACGGCCTCTTGCATTCAGTAGATGATCTATCAAAATTGTATTCTGAAGTTAATCTATTGAAGTCTTTAAAACATGATAATATCATTAAGTTCTATAATTCTTGGATTGATGATAAGCAGAAAACTGTTAACATGATCACTGAACTCTTCACATCTGGAAACTTGAGGCA ATATCGTAAGAAGCATAAATATGTTGAAATTAAAGCCATAAAATGTTGGGCCAGGCAGATTCTTCAAGGCTTAGTATATCTTCACAGTCACAAGCCACCTATTATTCATAGAGACTTGAAATGCGACAACATCTTTGTGAATGGAAACCAAGGAGAAGTTAAAATAGGAGACCTTGGTTTGGCAATTGTCATGCAGCAACCAACTGCCCGAAGTGTTATTGGTAACGTATTACTTTCCGAAAATGTGATGTTTTTATTTAATCATACTGGTCCTTTAGGTAGTACTAAAATATGTTTTTGCCTATATTTCTCCATTCTAAAAGGGACCCCTGAGTTTATGGCTCCAGAACTATATGAAGAGGAATACAATGAACTTGTTGACATCTATTCTTTTGGGATGTGCATATTGGAGATGATTACTCTTGAGTATCCCTATATTGAATGCAAAAATCCAGCTCAAATTTATAAGAAAGTTACCTCG GGTATCAAACCCGCTTCCCTTGATAAGGTGAGTGATCCCGAAATTAAAGAGTTTATTGAGAAATGTCTGGTTCCAGCATCCGAGAGATTGTCTGCAGAGGAGCTTCTTAAAGACCCATTTCTACAGACACCTATTCAAACTCCGAGAGCTGTAGACATGGTCAAACCTGGTTCTCTATCTATGGACATAGATAATGACTGCAAACAGCTTTGTGTGAGTAACAGTGCTGAAAGCAACCAAGGAAGTTCACATTGTCCTGTTTTTGAAGTCCAAAGGACAAATAAGAACAATGCATTTAGGTTAAAAGGGACTAAAAATGACGATAACTCAGTATCTTTGACCTTGCGTATTGCGGATACATCTG GTCGAGTGAGGAATATACATTTTCTCTTTTACCTTGATACAGATACTGCAGTCTCTGTGGCCTCAGAGATGGTTGAACATTTGGAGTTGGCCGATCACGATGTGGCTTTCATAGCTGAGCTTATTGATTACTTGATAGTGAAACTTCTACCTTGGTGGAAGCCCTCACCTGATCATAAATCAAGTGGAGAATTTAGTCTTAACGGTGGTGGGTCTACAACGGCAGACAGTGAAACCTTTATGGCGTGCTCATGCGGTTCTGTCCTTACTAGTTTTCCCTCTAAATTAGCTATTGACCAGCACAACTTCTATGGGTTTAACACAGCTCCTGGAGAAAGTTTTATGACTGCTGAGAAGAGTTGTTCTTACAAAAATGTTGATAATGCCTGTTTTGACAGTGTTAGTGATTATAAGTCTTCTCCTAGTTTGTTTACCTCTGGGTTTAACACAACCCCTGGAGAAAGTTTTATGACTGCTGAGAAGAGCTGCTTTTACAAAAATGCTAATAATGCCAGTTTTGACAGTGATTATATGTCTTCTCCTAGTTTGTTTAACTTGGAAGATCGATATTCACAAGAATCCGGAGCATCTGAAATAGTTATTGAAGATGCTTCTGTGAAAAATGACGAGTTTCATGATTCCAATGTTGATGGAAGTTTTGGATGCTTAAGTAGGTCTGTCTCAGAACTTGAACTCGGGGATGCATATTTTAAGGATTGTATATTGCAAGCGACAGATTGTAGTGCCGGGTCAATTTGTGGAACATCATCCGATGTTGTGAGCAGCCGTTCTTCAGTGTCTTCAATCGAAAAGGAGATTGATCTTGAGCTAAAGTTCCAACTAGATGCAATTGAGTTACAGTATCAGCATTGGATGGAAGAACTTAATAGAATGAAGTTGGAGGCATTGGAAGCCACTAGAAGGAGATGGATGgcaaagaagaaagaggctgtTCATTGA